A genomic region of Cotesia glomerata isolate CgM1 linkage group LG9, MPM_Cglom_v2.3, whole genome shotgun sequence contains the following coding sequences:
- the LOC123271279 gene encoding branched-chain-amino-acid aminotransferase, cytosolic has translation MVHIKRKELFNGRLLNYLKNVRFSSSLQAQDRVRPQPESDNSFKYADLSVRLAPPHLLQPKPDVRDLVFGKYFTDHMFKVFFHEDLGGWQAPEITPLESLVLHPASKALHYAVQAFEGMKAYRGKDDKIRLFRPELNMQRLNHSAKRLGLPTFNSTEFIKCLSRLISIDQEWVPHCETASLYIRPTVIGVDPTLGVATSRSALLYAILCPVGSYFHGPVSKGVSLLADPSYTRAWPGGCGDSKLGSNYAPTIHVQEKAEEKGLQQVLWLYGGDMQLTEVGTMNIFMFIINEEGEKELITPPLNGLILPGITRMSILNLAHEWNQFKVTERIITMEEVCRLTSEKRILEMFGAGTACVVSPISNIHFLNQFLHIPTMEQPSPIYDMILKSLLNIQYGYVPNHPWIIKVE, from the exons gaACTATTTAATGGGCGGTTGCTAAACTATCTCAAGAATGTAAGGTTCAGTTCATCTTTGCAAGCTCAAGACAGAGTTCGTCCTCAGCCAGAATCAGATAATTCATTTAAG TATGCTGATCTGTCGGTCCGCTTGGCGCCACCACATTTACTTCAACCAAAACCAGATGTTAGAGATTTGGTCTTCGGAAAATACTTTACTGATCATAtgttcaaagttttttttcatgaagATTTAGGAGGATGGCAAGCACCAGAAATCACTCCTTTGGAAAGTCTAGTTTTACACCCAGCAAGCAAGGCTCTACATTACGCCgttcaa GCATTTGAAGGTATGAAAGCTTACCGAGGCAAAGATGATAAAATACGGTTGTTTCGCCCGGAACTAAATATGCAAAGATTGAACCATTCAGCAAAAAGATTAGGTTTGCCAACATTTAATAGTACAGAATTCATAAAATGTTTGAGTAGGTTAATTAGCATCGATCAGGAATGGGTGCCGCATTGTGAAACGGCAAGTCTATATATAAGACCTACTGTTATCGGGGTGGAT CCTACGTTGGGTGTTGCAACATCTCGCTCAGCACTCTTGTATGCTATTCTGTGTCCAGTTGGATCCTATTTTCACGGACCAGTCAGTAAAGGTGTATCACTTCTCGCTGATCCAAGTTATACCAGAGCATGGCCTGGAGGCTGTGGTGATTCAAAATTAGGTAGCAATTATGCTCCTACCATTCATGTTCAAGAGAAAGCTGAAGAAAAAGGTCTTCAGCAAGTTTTATGGCTTTATGGTGGAGATATGCAGCTAACAGAAGTTGGAACAATGaacatttttatgtttatcaTCAATGAGGAAGGag AAAAAGAATTAATAACTCCTCCATTAAATGGGTTGATTCTACCCGGAATCACTCGAATGTCAATATTGAATTTAGCTCACGAATGGAATCAGTTTAAAGTAACCGAGAGAATTATTACGATGGAAGAAGTGTGCCGTTTAACTTCTGAGAAAAGG atacTAGAGATGTTTGGAGCTGGAACTGCCTGTGTAGTTAGTCCAATTTCCAATATTCATTTTCTCAACCAATTCTTACACATACCTACTATGGAGCAACCGAGCCCTATCTATGATATGATCCTTAAAAGTCTTTTGAATATTCAATATGGTTATGTACCTAATCATCCATGGATAATAAAAGTCGAATAA